The Vescimonas coprocola genome includes a window with the following:
- a CDS encoding LicD family protein — protein MSKLRNMFSTRKCMQIAPETEMMHELTPEELKALQACFLEIIKDIDRVCQEHGLCYMAAGGTALGSVRHKGFIPWDDDVDILMPREDLNRFVELFEECMGDKYELTTPNSDKYQLESMISAVYKKNTLKAAFLDYNTPFPKGVHIDIFAIESVPRNPIVRGIKGVTAMGLQYIAVSTLFYHYRSPEKKKFFSQSSAGKFNYGLRCTVGFLFSFRPYKKWGDLFDRFVRCKKDTGLWAVPTDIGHYFGHIMPKEVYYPPIKGPFEDFSINLPHDPDTYLKNQYGDYWVIPPEADREKHYSVGFCLDCAAEEQKKDGAQDQ, from the coding sequence ATGTCGAAGCTGAGAAATATGTTCTCCACCCGGAAGTGTATGCAGATCGCACCGGAGACGGAGATGATGCACGAGCTGACGCCGGAGGAACTGAAGGCGCTGCAGGCGTGCTTTCTGGAGATCATCAAGGACATCGATCGGGTGTGTCAGGAGCACGGCCTGTGCTATATGGCCGCCGGCGGTACGGCCTTGGGTTCCGTGCGCCACAAGGGCTTTATCCCTTGGGACGACGACGTGGATATCCTCATGCCCCGTGAGGATCTGAACCGCTTCGTGGAGCTGTTCGAGGAGTGCATGGGGGACAAGTACGAGCTCACCACCCCCAATTCCGATAAGTACCAGCTGGAGAGCATGATCTCCGCCGTATATAAGAAAAACACCCTGAAAGCGGCGTTTCTGGACTATAACACGCCGTTTCCCAAGGGCGTTCACATCGATATCTTCGCCATTGAGTCCGTCCCCAGAAACCCCATTGTCCGGGGCATCAAGGGCGTAACGGCCATGGGCCTGCAATACATTGCGGTATCCACCCTGTTCTACCACTACCGCAGCCCGGAGAAGAAGAAGTTCTTCAGCCAGTCCTCCGCCGGAAAGTTCAACTATGGCCTGCGGTGCACAGTGGGCTTCCTGTTCTCCTTCCGTCCCTATAAGAAGTGGGGCGACCTGTTTGACCGCTTCGTGCGGTGCAAGAAGGACACGGGGCTGTGGGCCGTTCCCACGGATATCGGCCACTATTTCGGACATATTATGCCCAAAGAGGTATATTATCCCCCCATCAAGGGACCGTTTGAGGACTTTTCCATCAACCTGCCTCACGACCCGGATACCTATCTGAAAAATCAGTACGGCGATTACTGGGTCATCCCGCCGGAGGCCGACCGGGAGAAGCACTATTCCGTGGGCTTCTGTCTGGACTGCGCCGCCGAGGAACAGAAAAAGGACGGAGCACAGGACCAATGA
- a CDS encoding LicD family protein, giving the protein MEEKKEVTIQEIQSKLLEILLYFQKFCQENGLGFVLAGGTCLGAVRHKGFIPWDDDVDVFMLRDDYEKLCRIWDEKADTEHYSCVRSNDRFNIRHSATEIKDNNTTFINRHSVDLDIHQGLMIDVIPLDAVPKSKWKQLWQMVDSMMYCCFNFQRLPAHKGKVTYYAEKLALTLVPSFKARYKMWKGAEKRLSRYSLADAEYVSSFGEGATIMRQRFPIRWFRHPAYLEFEGHQMPVPEDYDKWLTISYGDYMQLPPPEERVYRHDAVFIDLEHSYKQYKGIHYCVDEKKA; this is encoded by the coding sequence ATGGAAGAAAAGAAAGAGGTCACCATACAGGAGATCCAGAGCAAGCTCCTGGAGATCCTGCTGTATTTTCAGAAGTTCTGTCAGGAGAACGGACTGGGCTTCGTGCTGGCCGGCGGCACCTGCTTGGGCGCCGTGCGCCACAAGGGCTTCATCCCCTGGGACGACGACGTGGACGTGTTCATGCTGCGGGACGACTATGAAAAGCTCTGCCGTATCTGGGACGAAAAGGCGGACACAGAGCACTACTCCTGCGTCCGCTCCAACGATCGATTCAACATCCGTCACTCCGCCACGGAGATCAAGGACAACAACACCACCTTCATCAACCGTCACAGCGTGGATCTGGATATCCATCAGGGGCTGATGATCGACGTGATCCCGCTGGACGCCGTACCCAAGTCCAAGTGGAAGCAGCTGTGGCAGATGGTGGATTCCATGATGTACTGCTGCTTCAACTTCCAGCGCCTGCCCGCCCACAAGGGCAAGGTCACCTACTACGCCGAGAAGCTGGCGCTGACGCTGGTGCCGTCCTTCAAGGCCCGGTACAAGATGTGGAAGGGCGCCGAAAAGCGGCTGAGCCGCTACTCACTGGCGGATGCGGAGTACGTCTCCTCCTTCGGCGAGGGCGCCACCATCATGCGCCAGCGGTTTCCCATCCGGTGGTTCCGCCACCCGGCGTATCTGGAGTTCGAGGGCCATCAGATGCCGGTGCCGGAGGACTATGACAAGTGGCTGACCATCTCCTATGGCGACTATATGCAGCTGCCGCCTCCGGAGGAGCGGGTCTACCGCCACGATGCGGTATTCATCGATCTGGAGCACAGCTACAAGCAGTATAAGGGCATCCACTACTGTGTGGATGAAAAGAAAGCGTGA
- a CDS encoding DegT/DnrJ/EryC1/StrS family aminotransferase, whose amino-acid sequence MRNIPFSPPDITELEIQEVCEALRSGWITTGPRTKQLEKELAEYCHAAKLVCLNSATAAEEMNLRVLGIGEGDEVLVPAYTYTATAAAAIHVGATVKFIDSQKDSLEMDYDQMERAITERTKAVIPVDLGGIPCDYDRIYQAVEGKKALFCPKGDVQEALGRVAVVADCAHGLGASRHGVPTGALADFTSFSFHAVKNFTTAEGGASAWRTLPGLDDEELYHRYQLLSLHGQSKDALAKTKLGAWEYDIVGPWYKCNMTDLMAAIGLKQLERYPGLLERRHQLIQRYDEALHPLGIRTLPHFTPDYTSSGHLYLTWTPGIGEKERNEIILRMAERGVACNVHYKPLPMMTAYKAMGFDIADYPNAYHHYENLITLPLHTRLSDEDAAYVTEQFTDIVKEYLR is encoded by the coding sequence ATGCGAAATATACCTTTCAGCCCTCCGGATATCACGGAGCTGGAGATCCAAGAGGTGTGCGAGGCCCTGCGGTCCGGCTGGATCACCACCGGCCCCCGCACCAAGCAGCTGGAAAAGGAGCTGGCAGAGTACTGCCATGCGGCGAAGCTGGTGTGCCTGAACTCCGCTACGGCGGCGGAGGAGATGAACCTGCGGGTGCTGGGCATCGGTGAAGGCGACGAGGTGCTGGTGCCGGCGTACACCTATACCGCCACGGCGGCGGCGGCCATCCATGTGGGGGCCACGGTGAAGTTCATCGACAGCCAGAAGGACTCGCTGGAGATGGACTATGACCAGATGGAGCGGGCCATCACCGAAAGGACCAAGGCGGTGATCCCGGTGGATCTGGGGGGCATCCCCTGCGACTATGACCGCATCTATCAGGCGGTGGAGGGGAAAAAGGCACTGTTCTGTCCCAAGGGCGACGTGCAGGAGGCACTGGGCCGGGTGGCCGTGGTGGCCGACTGCGCCCATGGGCTGGGCGCCTCCCGTCACGGGGTGCCTACCGGCGCTCTGGCAGACTTCACCTCCTTCTCCTTCCACGCCGTGAAGAACTTCACTACCGCCGAGGGCGGCGCATCGGCGTGGCGCACGCTGCCGGGTCTTGACGACGAGGAGCTGTACCACCGCTATCAGCTGTTGAGCCTCCACGGCCAGTCCAAGGACGCTCTGGCCAAGACCAAGCTGGGGGCGTGGGAGTACGACATCGTGGGGCCGTGGTATAAGTGCAACATGACGGACCTCATGGCCGCCATAGGCCTGAAGCAGCTGGAGCGCTATCCCGGCCTGCTGGAGCGGCGGCATCAGCTGATCCAGCGCTATGATGAAGCCCTGCACCCGCTGGGCATCCGGACCCTGCCCCACTTTACCCCGGACTATACCAGCTCCGGCCACCTGTACCTGACGTGGACCCCCGGCATCGGGGAAAAGGAGCGCAATGAGATCATCCTGCGGATGGCGGAGCGGGGCGTGGCCTGCAACGTCCACTATAAGCCCCTGCCCATGATGACGGCCTACAAGGCCATGGGCTTTGATATCGCTGACTATCCCAATGCCTACCACCACTATGAAAACCTCATCACACTGCCTCTGCACACCCGCCTCTCCGACGAGGATGCGGCCTATGTGACGGAGCAGTTTACGGATATCGTGAAGGAGTACCTCCGGTGA
- a CDS encoding NAD(P)H-dependent glycerol-3-phosphate dehydrogenase produces MKTVVLGSGGWGTALSLVLHRNGHPVTLWSHVPEKAAYMERARENPRLEGVPLPPELRLTADMTCLTEAELVVVAVPSYAVRETAHAAAPLLRPDTLLVTAAKGIERDTHLRMSQILEQETGGAFPIAALSGPSHAEEVGRGLPTGCVAASVSQAAALTVQDAFMNDRFRVYTSPDIVGVELSGALKNVVALACGICDGMGYQDNTKALLMTRAMVELCHLGERLGGDRQTFGGLAGMGDLIVTCTSMHSRNRRAGILLGQGKSIGQTLAETGGVVEGYYAAASMHQLAEKTGVEMPICRCVYEILYRQRPVQEVARELMGRARKGEIEDGWRYPVG; encoded by the coding sequence ATGAAAACGGTGGTATTGGGCAGCGGCGGCTGGGGAACGGCGCTGTCGCTGGTGTTGCACCGGAACGGACATCCGGTGACCCTGTGGTCCCACGTGCCGGAGAAGGCGGCGTATATGGAGCGGGCCAGAGAGAACCCTCGGCTGGAGGGAGTCCCTCTGCCGCCGGAGCTGCGCCTGACGGCGGATATGACCTGCCTGACGGAAGCGGAGCTGGTGGTGGTGGCGGTACCGTCTTACGCCGTGCGGGAGACGGCCCATGCCGCCGCTCCGCTGCTGCGCCCCGATACGCTGCTGGTGACGGCGGCCAAGGGTATCGAGCGGGATACTCACCTGCGGATGAGCCAGATATTGGAGCAGGAGACGGGGGGAGCCTTTCCCATCGCCGCCCTGTCCGGCCCCTCCCACGCCGAGGAGGTGGGCCGTGGGCTCCCCACCGGCTGCGTGGCGGCCAGCGTGTCTCAGGCGGCTGCCCTCACGGTGCAGGACGCCTTTATGAACGACCGCTTCCGGGTGTATACCAGCCCCGATATCGTGGGAGTGGAGCTGTCCGGCGCCCTGAAGAACGTGGTGGCGCTGGCCTGCGGCATCTGCGACGGTATGGGCTATCAGGACAACACCAAAGCCCTGCTGATGACACGGGCCATGGTGGAGCTGTGCCATCTGGGGGAGCGGCTGGGGGGCGACCGCCAGACCTTCGGAGGGCTGGCGGGTATGGGAGACCTGATCGTCACCTGCACCTCCATGCACTCCCGGAACCGCCGGGCGGGCATCCTGCTGGGACAGGGCAAGTCCATCGGGCAGACGCTGGCGGAGACCGGCGGCGTGGTGGAGGGCTACTATGCCGCCGCCAGTATGCACCAGCTGGCGGAAAAGACCGGCGTGGAGATGCCCATCTGCCGGTGCGTCTATGAGATATTGTACCGGCAGCGGCCGGTGCAGGAGGTGGCCCGTGAGCTCATGGGCCGGGCCAGAAAGGGCGAGATCGAGGACGGCTGGCGCTATCCCGTGGGATAA
- a CDS encoding response regulator transcription factor: MERILLVEDDAQITASLSAFLQSEGFSVETATGETQARQLVEQTAPGLLLVDVQLAEGSGFGVCAYARSRGLPVIFLTASGDESSVVLGLDMGADDYIAKPFRPRELVSRIRSVLRRYGKEKTLVPLGGVVVDTEKGRVTRDGRDVYLSALEYRLLLVFLSHRGKVLSRSQLLEEIWDAAGDFVNDNTLTVYIKRLREKIEEDPADPQIIRTVRGMGYMVDA; encoded by the coding sequence ATGGAGCGGATCCTGCTGGTGGAGGACGATGCACAGATCACGGCGTCGCTGTCGGCATTTTTGCAGAGTGAGGGCTTTTCCGTGGAGACGGCCACCGGGGAGACCCAGGCCAGGCAGCTGGTGGAGCAGACGGCTCCGGGGCTGCTGCTGGTGGATGTGCAGTTGGCGGAGGGCAGCGGCTTCGGCGTGTGCGCCTATGCCCGGAGCCGGGGTCTGCCGGTGATCTTCCTCACCGCCTCCGGCGATGAGAGCAGCGTGGTGCTGGGGCTGGACATGGGAGCCGACGACTACATCGCCAAGCCTTTCCGGCCCAGAGAGCTGGTCTCCCGCATCCGCAGCGTGCTGCGGCGGTACGGCAAGGAGAAGACGCTGGTGCCGCTGGGCGGCGTGGTGGTGGATACGGAGAAGGGGCGGGTCACACGAGACGGCCGGGATGTGTATCTCTCGGCGCTGGAATACCGGCTGCTGCTGGTGTTTCTGAGCCACCGGGGAAAGGTCCTCTCCCGGTCGCAGCTGCTGGAGGAGATCTGGGACGCCGCCGGGGATTTCGTCAATGACAACACCCTGACGGTGTATATCAAGCGCCTGCGGGAGAAGATCGAGGAGGATCCCGCAGACCCACAGATCATCCGGACGGTGCGTGGAATGGGTTACATGGTGGACGCATGA
- a CDS encoding lipopolysaccharide biosynthesis protein yields the protein MRNTLWGAIYRVATLIGPFAIKTIIIKELGQEYNGLSTLFTSVLTVLNLANLGFNSSLVFTMYKAIAEDDKPALCAMLKFYRKVYRIVGLVILGMGLAVMPFLPWLVKNECPPDVNLYVLFAIYLSESVLDYLMFAYNNATFTAFQRNDVTLKISTVRYVVQYTLQAAVLLIFSNYYAYIILLPLMVIPNNVAVYLAARKHYPDIVCQGELDPVTKKDIYKRVGTLFGHKLGNTFLVSIDSIIISSFLGLTALSLYSNYYYILTAVNGLVEIVTNGSLSGIGNKLLTDSREDNYRFFKTMTYGWVALVGGAAACMLCFYQPFIAAVWLGPEYLLDERLMMLIVLYFFSWMFRIMQLTYRDAAGLWTEDWLKPYVGMAVNLVGSIWMVKATGSIAGVLVPTILVFFFIYTPWEAWVVVKYQFYRSWNEYMGKLLGYVLLAFAACAACYGACRWLSPDNTILSLLLRCVIVGVIYPGIWLGVTGRTAEWKQLWGILLRFLPKGKKAA from the coding sequence ATGCGGAATACCCTTTGGGGCGCCATCTACCGGGTGGCTACCCTCATCGGGCCGTTTGCCATCAAAACCATTATCATCAAGGAGCTGGGGCAGGAGTATAACGGCCTGTCCACCCTGTTCACCTCCGTGCTGACGGTGCTGAATCTGGCCAATCTGGGCTTTAACAGCTCCTTGGTGTTCACCATGTACAAGGCCATCGCCGAGGATGACAAGCCGGCCCTGTGCGCCATGCTGAAATTCTACCGGAAGGTCTACCGCATCGTGGGTTTGGTGATTCTGGGCATGGGTCTGGCGGTGATGCCGTTTTTGCCATGGCTGGTGAAAAACGAGTGTCCGCCGGATGTGAACCTGTACGTCCTCTTCGCCATCTATCTGTCGGAGAGCGTGCTGGATTACCTGATGTTCGCCTATAACAACGCCACGTTTACCGCCTTTCAGCGCAACGACGTGACGCTGAAGATCTCCACCGTGCGCTATGTGGTGCAGTATACCCTGCAGGCGGCGGTGCTGCTGATCTTCTCCAATTACTATGCCTATATCATCCTGCTGCCGCTGATGGTGATCCCCAACAACGTGGCGGTGTATCTGGCGGCCCGGAAGCACTACCCGGACATCGTGTGTCAGGGTGAGCTGGACCCGGTGACCAAAAAGGACATCTATAAGCGGGTGGGGACGCTGTTCGGCCATAAGCTGGGCAACACCTTTCTGGTGAGCATCGACAGCATCATCATCTCCTCCTTTCTGGGACTGACGGCGCTGTCGCTGTATAGCAACTATTACTATATCCTCACCGCCGTCAATGGCCTGGTGGAGATCGTCACCAACGGCAGCCTCTCCGGCATCGGCAATAAGCTGCTGACGGACTCCCGTGAGGACAACTACCGGTTCTTCAAAACCATGACCTATGGCTGGGTGGCGCTGGTGGGCGGCGCAGCAGCGTGTATGCTGTGCTTTTACCAGCCCTTCATCGCCGCCGTGTGGCTTGGCCCGGAGTATCTGCTGGATGAGCGGCTGATGATGCTCATCGTGCTGTACTTCTTCTCGTGGATGTTCCGCATCATGCAGCTGACCTACCGGGATGCAGCGGGCCTGTGGACGGAGGATTGGCTCAAGCCCTATGTGGGCATGGCCGTGAATCTGGTGGGCAGCATCTGGATGGTGAAGGCCACCGGCAGCATCGCCGGCGTGCTGGTTCCCACCATTCTGGTGTTCTTCTTCATCTATACCCCGTGGGAAGCGTGGGTGGTGGTGAAGTACCAGTTCTACCGCAGCTGGAACGAATACATGGGAAAGCTGCTGGGCTATGTGCTGCTGGCCTTTGCCGCCTGCGCCGCCTGCTACGGTGCGTGCCGGTGGCTGTCACCGGACAATACCATCCTGTCACTGCTGCTGAGGTGCGTCATCGTGGGCGTTATCTACCCCGGCATCTGGCTGGGCGTCACCGGACGCACGGCGGAGTGGAAGCAGCTGTGGGGCATTCTGCTGCGCTTTTTGCCCAAGGGGAAAAAGGCCGCATAA
- a CDS encoding sugar transferase — translation MLRKWEDLPQEMQTEEVRPYYDLLRRKQGSLLCKRLFDILASLVLLVLLSPVFLVLAIAIKLDSHGPVFYRQVRVTQYGREFRIFKFRTMVQNADRIGSQVTVSGDSRITRVGKVIRSCRLDEIGQLLNVLGGSMSFVGTRPEVPKYVARYTPEMMATLLLPAGVTSEASIRYKDEAELLDKAEDVDETYVQQVLPGKMAYNLASIRRFGLGQELLTMLRTVKAVL, via the coding sequence ATGCTGCGGAAATGGGAGGATCTGCCGCAGGAGATGCAGACGGAGGAAGTCCGCCCGTATTATGACCTGCTGCGAAGGAAGCAGGGGAGTCTGCTTTGCAAGCGGCTGTTCGATATTTTGGCATCGCTGGTGCTGCTGGTGCTGCTGAGCCCGGTGTTTCTGGTGCTGGCCATTGCCATCAAGCTGGACTCCCACGGTCCGGTGTTTTACCGGCAGGTGCGGGTGACCCAGTACGGGCGTGAGTTTCGCATTTTCAAGTTCCGCACCATGGTGCAGAATGCCGACCGCATCGGCAGTCAGGTGACGGTCAGCGGCGACAGCCGCATCACACGGGTGGGCAAGGTCATTCGAAGCTGCCGTCTGGACGAGATCGGCCAGCTGCTGAACGTGCTGGGCGGCTCCATGTCCTTTGTGGGGACACGGCCGGAGGTACCCAAGTACGTGGCCCGTTACACCCCGGAGATGATGGCCACCCTCCTGCTGCCGGCAGGAGTGACCTCCGAGGCCAGCATCCGCTACAAGGACGAGGCGGAGCTGCTGGACAAGGCGGAGGACGTGGACGAGACGTATGTGCAGCAGGTGCTGCCGGGGAAAATGGCATATAATCTGGCGAGCATCCGGCGCTTTGGCTTGGGTCAGGAGCTGCTGACCATGCTGCGGACGGTCAAGGCTGTGCTGTAA
- a CDS encoding O-antigen ligase family protein: MQKRELRRAVFGDESCIGRLPWLNTAVLVYVGVTVVSFVLLQIAPVLTWMAKTPLYHISTYLGLIGAVLMALDLFTNRGLWRGIWCWLLYGVAFMDVIASLRTMRYGVKDNLFDLCWVVIQFALVYSLAQRVGKERMRRFLRNLFYVVLVIWGIACCVGLYQYLFRIGYTYVANPNTTSPELTRQGYYQSRLFGLFMGLDYAAYTSMFLFAGCMQGVVTRGKHWAGRAALAVAALVLVTHVILSVSRSALIALILYAFCFTVLLVRNRCGSMKQLKRLGVSVLAGVCAVVVCWGCTEGIWAGMQHMAVGTVVEEPDAIERSQEGDVSNNRFEIWRDYISLAGEIGPAGLSLSNYNDYIGDQHPEMYIVRYFTDQFKDTVKTDLVYESHNNYLFVFISTGFVGAGLFLCFLVLVLVRVIRYILRHPQLSLWTITTLAVVAFGLVEALFMNSVFLKINDVSFIFWLALGALMLETEDKVPAAERTL, from the coding sequence ATGCAAAAGAGAGAACTGCGGCGTGCGGTATTCGGGGATGAGAGCTGTATCGGACGGCTTCCGTGGCTGAACACGGCGGTGCTGGTGTATGTAGGCGTGACGGTGGTGAGCTTTGTGCTGCTGCAGATCGCCCCGGTGCTGACGTGGATGGCCAAAACCCCGCTGTACCACATTTCCACCTATTTGGGACTGATAGGCGCTGTGCTGATGGCGCTGGATCTGTTCACCAACCGGGGCCTCTGGCGAGGTATCTGGTGCTGGCTGCTGTATGGCGTGGCCTTTATGGATGTCATCGCCTCCCTGCGTACCATGCGCTACGGCGTGAAGGACAACCTTTTTGACCTGTGCTGGGTGGTGATCCAGTTTGCGCTGGTGTACAGTCTGGCCCAGCGGGTAGGCAAGGAACGGATGCGCCGGTTCCTGCGGAACCTGTTCTATGTGGTGCTGGTCATCTGGGGCATTGCCTGCTGCGTGGGCCTGTATCAATATCTGTTCCGCATCGGCTATACATATGTCGCCAATCCCAATACCACCAGCCCGGAGCTGACACGGCAGGGCTATTATCAGAGCCGCCTGTTCGGCCTGTTCATGGGTCTGGACTATGCGGCATATACCAGCATGTTTCTGTTTGCCGGCTGTATGCAGGGGGTCGTGACCCGTGGAAAACACTGGGCGGGCCGTGCGGCACTGGCCGTGGCGGCGCTGGTGCTGGTCACGCACGTGATCCTCAGCGTGTCCCGCAGCGCCCTGATCGCCCTGATCCTGTATGCCTTCTGCTTCACGGTGCTGCTGGTGCGTAACCGCTGCGGCAGTATGAAGCAGCTGAAACGGCTGGGTGTCAGCGTGTTGGCCGGTGTGTGTGCTGTGGTGGTGTGCTGGGGCTGTACGGAGGGTATCTGGGCTGGTATGCAGCATATGGCCGTGGGTACCGTCGTCGAGGAGCCGGATGCCATCGAGCGGTCACAGGAGGGCGATGTCTCCAACAACCGCTTTGAGATCTGGAGGGACTATATATCCCTTGCCGGTGAGATCGGCCCTGCGGGACTGTCCCTGTCCAACTACAACGACTATATCGGCGACCAGCATCCGGAGATGTACATCGTGCGCTACTTTACCGATCAGTTCAAGGATACGGTGAAAACGGATCTGGTCTACGAGTCCCATAACAACTATTTGTTTGTGTTTATCAGCACAGGCTTTGTGGGAGCAGGGCTGTTCCTGTGCTTCTTGGTGCTGGTGCTGGTGCGGGTGATTCGCTATATCCTGCGGCATCCGCAGCTGTCCCTGTGGACGATCACGACACTGGCGGTGGTGGCCTTCGGACTGGTGGAGGCGCTGTTCATGAACAGCGTATTCCTGAAGATCAATGATGTGTCCTTTATTTTCTGGCTGGCGCTGGGTGCGCTGATGCTGGAAACGGAAGATAAGGTGCCTGCGGCAGAGCGTACTCTGTGA
- a CDS encoding Stealth CR1 domain-containing protein: MSTTEHPIDIVIPWVDGSDPVWQADHAKYRAAKSADNHPARYREWGLFRYWFRGIEQNAPWVRKVHLLTYGHLPAWLEPDHPKLHIVNHRDFIPEEYLPTFSSHTIELNMHRIPDLAEHFLYFNDDVYLMKPSRPEDFFRDGLPCDTAVMGVIKNNDTANFMPYIMLNMMALVNMSFDKRSVIRQNFGKWFYPGYGKGLLYNLYLLPWGDFTGFRNYHSCVSFCKSTLEEVWDRFPEVLDATCRHKFRDRADVNQYLFRYWQLASGRFAPKKPDSTYLTIGKQSESEVERLLRGGKYRVVCVNDDPMDFDFDTERQQLVDIFQRAFPRPSAFERS; the protein is encoded by the coding sequence ATGAGTACGACGGAGCATCCCATTGACATCGTGATCCCATGGGTGGACGGGTCTGACCCGGTCTGGCAGGCGGATCACGCCAAATACCGGGCTGCCAAAAGCGCCGACAATCACCCCGCCCGCTACCGGGAGTGGGGGCTGTTCCGCTATTGGTTCCGGGGCATCGAGCAGAATGCTCCGTGGGTGCGAAAGGTACACCTGCTGACCTACGGACACCTGCCTGCATGGCTGGAGCCTGACCATCCCAAGCTGCACATCGTCAACCACCGGGACTTCATCCCGGAGGAGTATCTGCCTACCTTCAGCTCCCATACCATCGAGCTGAATATGCACCGCATCCCGGATCTGGCGGAGCACTTCCTCTATTTCAACGACGACGTGTACCTGATGAAGCCCTCCCGGCCGGAGGATTTCTTCCGGGACGGCCTGCCCTGTGACACGGCGGTGATGGGCGTCATCAAAAACAACGACACCGCCAACTTCATGCCCTATATCATGCTGAATATGATGGCGCTGGTGAACATGAGCTTCGATAAGCGCAGTGTCATCCGGCAGAATTTCGGCAAGTGGTTCTATCCCGGCTACGGGAAGGGCCTGCTGTATAACCTGTACCTCCTCCCGTGGGGGGACTTCACAGGCTTCCGCAATTACCACTCCTGCGTCTCCTTCTGCAAGAGCACTCTGGAGGAGGTGTGGGACAGGTTCCCGGAGGTGCTGGACGCCACCTGCCGCCACAAGTTCCGGGACCGGGCGGACGTGAACCAGTATCTGTTCCGGTACTGGCAGCTGGCCAGCGGCCGGTTCGCCCCCAAAAAGCCCGACAGCACCTATCTTACCATCGGCAAGCAGAGCGAGTCGGAGGTGGAGCGGCTGCTGCGGGGCGGGAAGTACCGGGTGGTCTGTGTCAACGACGACCCCATGGACTTCGATTTCGATACGGAGCGGCAGCAGCTGGTGGATATCTTCCAGCGGGCCTTCCCCAGGCCCTCCGCCTTTGAGCGGTCATGA
- a CDS encoding sensor histidine kinase, whose amino-acid sequence MSIWKNTEVRRTALWLLLATAVCSVAAALLYPICGLLTLGLGAVCGTIWYGSTRRRYRELERMSRDIDRILHGQEQQMLPQQEEGELAILRSEIGKMTVRLRENAQRQQEERVRLADAMADISHQLRTPLTAMRLTLSLLEQEELTPQRRLALMRELKKLTGRMEWLVEALLKMAQLDAGTVVFHPQDTTAAELVRRAAEPLEVPMEVRSIRFTAQAGEERLTCDVPWSTEALGNILKNCMEHAASWVQVTARETAIFTEITVQDDGPGFDPEELPRLFQRFYRGKNAGENNFGIGLSLSRQVLAQQNGTVQAENVLTGGARFILRWYKGTI is encoded by the coding sequence ATGAGCATCTGGAAGAACACGGAGGTGCGGCGGACGGCCCTGTGGCTGCTGCTGGCCACGGCGGTGTGCTCCGTGGCGGCGGCCCTGCTGTATCCCATCTGCGGCCTGCTGACGCTGGGGCTGGGGGCGGTCTGCGGGACCATCTGGTACGGCTCCACCCGGCGGCGCTACCGGGAACTGGAGCGCATGAGCCGGGACATTGACCGCATTCTCCACGGGCAGGAGCAGCAGATGCTGCCCCAGCAGGAGGAGGGAGAACTGGCCATCCTCCGCAGCGAGATCGGGAAGATGACGGTGCGGCTGCGGGAGAACGCCCAGCGTCAGCAGGAGGAGCGTGTCCGACTGGCGGATGCCATGGCGGATATCTCCCACCAACTGCGGACGCCCCTGACGGCCATGCGCCTGACCCTGTCCCTGCTGGAGCAGGAGGAGCTGACGCCCCAGCGGCGTCTGGCACTGATGCGGGAGCTGAAGAAGCTGACGGGCCGTATGGAGTGGCTGGTGGAGGCCCTGCTGAAAATGGCCCAGCTGGACGCCGGGACGGTGGTGTTCCACCCGCAGGACACCACGGCGGCGGAGCTGGTGCGCCGTGCGGCGGAGCCGCTGGAGGTCCCCATGGAGGTGCGGAGCATCCGCTTCACCGCTCAGGCGGGGGAGGAGCGGCTTACCTGCGATGTGCCGTGGAGCACGGAGGCACTGGGAAATATTCTGAAAAACTGCATGGAGCACGCCGCCTCATGGGTGCAGGTAACGGCACGGGAGACAGCCATTTTCACAGAGATCACGGTGCAGGATGATGGGCCGGGCTTCGACCCGGAGGAGCTGCCCCGGCTCTTTCAGCGGTTTTACCGGGGCAAAAACGCCGGGGAGAACAACTTCGGCATCGGCCTGAGCCTCTCCCGTCAGGTGCTGGCCCAGCAGAACGGCACAGTGCAGGCGGAAAATGTCCTTACCGGCGGCGCACGGTTTATCCTGCGGTGGTATAAGGGCACGATATAG